The sequence CGGGAGGCGGCCGAGTCCGCCACGGGCGAGGCGGGCGCCGCGCCGGCGGGCGCCGGGGCTGCGAATGCCGGGGCTGCGGATGCCGAGTCCGCCGAGCGCGACGCCGACGCCGCGACCGTCGGGGCTGCCGACGCCGGGGCCGCCGACGCCGAGCGCGACGCTGCCGACGCCGCGACTGCCGGGGCCGGTGAGGCCGCATCCGTCGACGCTGCCTCCGGCCCGTCCGCCCCGTCCGCCTCCGGCTCGTCGCCCGTGGGTGAGGCCCCCGCGGGCGAGGCCGGCGGGGCGCGCCGGTCGCGGCGGTTCTCGTTGACGCGGGACACCGCGCGGCCCGAGGGCGGCGGCCGGGCGGCCGCCGGGGACGCTCCCGCACCCGCCCGTCAGTGGCCGCTGCTCGCCGTGCTCTGCACGGCCGGCGCCGGACTGCTGATCGTGGCGGCCAACCCCTTCGACGAGGCCTTCCGCATCGGCACGATACTGATCGGCGTCGCGCTCGTCGCGGGAGCGGTCCTGCGCCTCGTGGTCCGTTCGGTCGGCATGCTCGCGGTGCGCTCCCGCTTCACCGACCTGGTGACGTACGGGCTGCTGGGCGTCCTCATCGTGATGCTCTCGCTGGTGGCGCAGCCGAAACCGTGGCTGGACATCCCGTTCCTGGAGGACGCGGTCCACTTCACGGTGCGCTGACCTGCCCGTTCGAAGAACCGGTGCCCGTCCCCTCCCCCGAGAAGGGACGGACACCGGAGCGGGGCAACCCGGAGCGAAATGCTCCGAACGTGGCGACTTGAGCGGCCTTGCCCCGTCCTGCTTCCAGCCTTGTCGACCCGGCCCGGCCGTTCAAGGGATGGCTGGGGCCTGTGGCACGGAAGTGACCATTCCGCCATCGTGTGATCGTCAGGCAACATCGTCGGGCAACGGTGGCAGACTGACCGGCGCAGTCCGGGTACGGCAGGACCACCGGGTCCGGACAGAGGCGGAAGCAGGGGCGGACGCAGACGTGTAGGGGGAAGTCATGCCGCGTTGGAAGGCACTGCCGCCGGATCTCGATCCGCAGATCCGGGAGTTCACCGGCCAGCTGCGCCGGCTCGTGGACCGGAGCGGGCTCAGCCTCGCCGCGGTGGCCGACCGCACCGGATACAGCAAGACGTCCTGGGAGCGGTATCTGAACGGCCGGCTGCTCGCGCCCCGGGGCGCGATCTACGCGCTCGCCGAGGTGACGGGCACCAACCGCGTCCACCTCAACACCATGTGGGAGCTGTCGGAGCGGGCCTGGAGCCGCGCCGAGATGCGCCAGGACATGACGATGGAGTCCATCCGGATCACCCAGGCACGGGCCGCGCTCGGCGAGTCCGGCCAGAACCCGCCCGGCCACGGCAGGAGCCGCTCCACCGGCGGCGTCGGTACCGCCCCGGGACGCGGTACGCCCGGCCACGGCCGCCGCCCCGCCCCCGTACCCCCGCGAGGCGGCACGGTCCCGCACCCCCGGCAGCCGCGGTCCGGGGCGGACGTGCCCCCGGGCGGCCCGGGCCTGCCGCCCGCCGTGGCGTACGCGGCCGGCCTCGGCGGTCCGCCGCCGCCCGAGCCCCGGGCCCGCAGGCGTCCCGGACCCGTCCTGATCGCGGCCGTCGCGGCCGGTGTCGTGGCGGTGGCCGTCACCGTGGCACTGCTGACCGGCTCGGACGACGACGCCGGGCGCACCGGGACCGCCGCCGCGACCACCCCCACGCCGTCCGCGACACCGTCGGCGACGCGGCCCGCGACGCCGGCGGCCACGGCGCCGGAGCTGCCCGCCGGGGTCGAGTGCTCCGGTGCCGGCTGCGCCGGGAAGGACGCCGACGACATGGGCTGCGGCGGCGAGCACGTGCGTACGGTTTCGAGCGTCACGGTGGGCGGCGCGTTCGTCGAGGTGCGCTACAGCGAGACCTGCTCGACGGCCTGGGCCCGGATCACCAAGGCCGCGCCGGGCGACACCGTGGAGATCACCTCGGGTCCGGGCGGCGGCCAGGACAGTGCGGTGAAACAGGCCTCGGCGGAGACGTACACGGCGATGGTCGCCGTCGAGCGCGTCGCCGACATCGAGGCCTGCGCCACCCTCGCCTCCGGAACGCGGGGATGCACGGCCGAAGCGTCCCCGTGAGCGGGGAGTGACCGGTCGTGCGCGATGCCACGGGGGGCCGGGCGGCCGCGGGGTTCCGGGTCGGATAGCCTGGCCGACGGATATCTCTTCACATCAAGATTCAGGGATGTCCCGCACCAGGGGCCAGGAGCCCCCACCGCCAGCTGTCTAACGGAGATCGCCATGACCCGCACTCCCGTGAATGTCACCGTGACCGGCGCAGCCGGCCAGATCGGCTACGCGCTGCTCTTCCGCATCGCCTCCGGCCACCTGCTCGGCCCGGACGTGCCGGTCAACCTGCGTCTCCTGGAGATCCCCCAGGGGCTGAAGGCCGCCGAGGGCACCGCGATGGAGCTCGACGACTGCGCCTTCCCGCTGCTGCGCGGCATCGAGATCACCGACGACGCCAACGTCGGCTTCGACGGTGCGAACGTGGCCCTGCTCGTCGGCGCCCGCCCCCGCACCAAGGGCATGGAGCGCGGCGACCTGCTCTCCGCCAACGGCGGCATCTTCAAGCCGCAGGGCAAGGCGATCAACGACAACGCCGCGGACGACATCAAGGTCCTCGTCGTCGGCAACCCGGCCAACACCAACGCGCTCATCGCGCAGGCCGCCGCCCCGGACGTCCCGGCCGAGCGCTTCACCGCGATGACCCGCCTGGACCACAACCGCGCGATCTCGCAGCTGGCCGCCAAGACCGGTGCCGCCGTCTCCGACATCAAGAAGCTGACGATCTGGGGCAACCACTCGGCCACCCAGTACCCCGACATCTTCCACGCCGAGGTCGCCGGCAAGAACGCCGCCGAACTCGTCAACGACGAGGCCTGGCTCGCCGACACCTTCATCCCGACCGTCGCCAAGCGCGGCGCTGCGATCATCGAGGCCCGTGGCGCGTCCTCGGCCGCCTCGGCCGCCAACGCCGCCATCGACCACGTCCACACCTGGGTCAACGGCACCGCCGCGGGCGACTGGACCTCCATGGGCATCCCGTCGGACGGCTCCTACGGCGTTCCCGAGGGCATCATCTCGTCCTTCCCGGTCACCACCGAGAACGGCACCTACAAGATCGTCCAGGGCCTGGACATCAACGAGTTCTCCCGTGCGCGCATCGACGCGTCGGTGAAGGAGCTCACCGAGGAGCGCGACGCGGTCCGCGAGCTCGGCCTGATCTGATCCACCGCCCGTGCGCGCGGGTACGCACACGTTCGCGCGGGTACGCACACGCCCCCGGCAGCCAGGCGGCTGCCGGGGGCGTGTGCGTGCCGCGCTCAGACGCTCCGCAGTTCGTCCGCGATCCCGCGCACGGCCGCCATCGCCCGGCGCTGAAGACCGGGGCCGAAGGTGATCCGGGTGGCGCCCAGCTCACCGAGGCGGCGCGGTCCGGGTCCGTCCGGCCGGGCCAGCGCGTTCAGCGGCTGCCCCGGCAGAGCCTCGGCCAGCGGGCCGAACAGCTCGGGCGGGGCGGCGATCGGGTAGACGCAGTCCGCGCCCGCGGCCGTGTACAGCCGGGCCCGGCGCAGGGTCTCCGCCGCCGGGTCCGTACCGTCCGCAACGCCCGTGACGTAACAGTCCACCCGGGCGTTCACGAACAGCGCGTCCCCGGCCACCGCACGCACCTCGGCCAGCCGGTCCGCCTGCCGGCCGGCGTCCACCAGGACACCGCCCGCCGTGTCCTCCAGATTGCAGCCGACGGCCCCCGTGGCGAGCAGCCGCTCCACCAGCTCCCCGGCCGCCAGTCCGTACCCGCCCTCGATGTCGGCGGTCACGGGTACGGGCACGGCCCGGACGATCCGCGCCACCGCCGCGAACATCTCATCGGCGGGCGTCTCCCCGTCCTCGTACCCGAGCGAGGCCGCGACCCCCGCGCTCGGCGTGGCGAGCGCGGGGAACCCCGCGTCGGCGAGGACCCGGGCGCTCGCCGCGTCCCACGGGCCGGGGAGGACCAGCGGGTCGCCGGGGGTGCGCCCGTGGTGCAGGGCGCGGAGGTCGGACGCGGTCATCGCGTTGCTCCAGACGGGGGAGGGGCGGGGAACGCGCGGGTCAGCGGTGGTCGCCGGGGGTGTAGTGGCCCGGGACCATGCGGGTGGACACGGCGAACCGGTTCCAGGCGTTGATCGTGATGATCGAGGCGATGAGGTGGGCCAGCTCCTCCTCGCCGAAGTGCTTCGCGGCCCGCGCGTACACCTCGTCCGGCACGAAACCGTCGGTCAGGACGGTCACCGCCTCGGTCAGCTCGATCGCCGCGATCTCCTTCGGCGTGTAGAAGTGCCGCGCCTCCTCCCACGCGCTGAGCTGGACGATCCGCTGCGCCGACTCGCCGGCCGCGAGCGCGTCCTTGGTGTGCATGTCCAGGCAGAACGCGCAGTGGTTGAGCTGCGAGGCGCGGATCTTCACCAGCTCGGCGATCACCGGGTCGGTGCCCTTGCGGGAGGCGGCCTCCAGCCGGGCCATCGCCTTGTAGACGTCGGGGGCGTGCTCGGACCAGTTCATGCGCGGGGTGTGCTCGGGGCAGTAGTCGGAGGTCGGGCGGCTGTGCTCGTTCGTCGTCATGGGTACGACGCTACGGGGTGAGTGGCGCAGGGGTATGGTCCACTCCCATGACGGATCAGTGGGCCACTTTCGGCGCGGACCTGCACATCGACCCCAACGGCGCGACCGGTCTGCGGGCGGGCCTGATGGACGCCCTGCGCGAGGCGGTCAGGACCGGCCGGCTGACCCCCGGGACCCGGCTGCCGTCCTCCCGCACGCTCGCCGCCGACCTCGGCATCGCCCGCAACACCGTCGCCGACGCCTACGCCGAACTGGTCGCCGAGGGCTGGCTCACCGCCCGCCAGGGCTCCGGCACCCGGGTGGCACAGCGCGCCGAGTCCCGCCCGGCCACGGCGAAGGCACCGCGTCCCCGGCCGCCCCGCACCGCCCCGGTCCACAACCTGAAGCCGGGCTCGCCCGACCTGTCGACGTTCCCGCGCGCCGACTGGCTGAAGGCGGCCCGCCGCGCCCTGGCCGCCGCCCCCAACGACGCCTTCGGCTACGGCGACCCGCGCGGCCGTATCGAGCTGCGCACCGTCCTCGCCGAATACCTGGCCCGAGCGCGCGGGGTGTACGCGGACCCCGAACGCATCGTGGTCTGCGCTGGCTTCGTGCACGGCCTGATGCTGCTGGGGAGGGTGCTGCGGGGGCGCCGGGTACGGGAGGTGGCCGTCGAGTCGTACGGTCTCCACGTGCACACCCGCCTGCTCACCGAGGCCGGACTGCGCATCCCCTGCCTGCCGCTGGACCACCTCGGCTCCCGCACCGGCGAACTCCACGCGCTGCGCGGCGCGGGCGCGGTGCTCCTGACGCCCGCGCACCAGTTCCCGACGGGGGTCCCGCTCCACCCCGACCGGCGGGCCGCGGCGGTCGACTGGGCGCGCGGTACCGGCGGGCTGATCCTGGAGGACGACTATGACGGGGAGTTCCGCTACGACCGCCAGCCGGTCGGCGCGCTCCAGGGCCTGGACCCCGAACACGTCGTGTACCTGGGCACCGCCAGCAAGTCCCTGGCGCCCGGGGTGCGGCTGGGCTGGATGGTGGTCCCGGAGAACCTGGTGGGCGAGGTCACCGCGGCGAAGGGCGTGAGCGACTGGGCCTCCAGCGCGCTGGACCAGCTGACG comes from Streptomyces sp. Mut1 and encodes:
- a CDS encoding helix-turn-helix domain-containing protein — translated: MPRWKALPPDLDPQIREFTGQLRRLVDRSGLSLAAVADRTGYSKTSWERYLNGRLLAPRGAIYALAEVTGTNRVHLNTMWELSERAWSRAEMRQDMTMESIRITQARAALGESGQNPPGHGRSRSTGGVGTAPGRGTPGHGRRPAPVPPRGGTVPHPRQPRSGADVPPGGPGLPPAVAYAAGLGGPPPPEPRARRRPGPVLIAAVAAGVVAVAVTVALLTGSDDDAGRTGTAAATTPTPSATPSATRPATPAATAPELPAGVECSGAGCAGKDADDMGCGGEHVRTVSSVTVGGAFVEVRYSETCSTAWARITKAAPGDTVEITSGPGGGQDSAVKQASAETYTAMVAVERVADIEACATLASGTRGCTAEASP
- the pdxR gene encoding MocR-like pyridoxine biosynthesis transcription factor PdxR, giving the protein MTDQWATFGADLHIDPNGATGLRAGLMDALREAVRTGRLTPGTRLPSSRTLAADLGIARNTVADAYAELVAEGWLTARQGSGTRVAQRAESRPATAKAPRPRPPRTAPVHNLKPGSPDLSTFPRADWLKAARRALAAAPNDAFGYGDPRGRIELRTVLAEYLARARGVYADPERIVVCAGFVHGLMLLGRVLRGRRVREVAVESYGLHVHTRLLTEAGLRIPCLPLDHLGSRTGELHALRGAGAVLLTPAHQFPTGVPLHPDRRAAAVDWARGTGGLILEDDYDGEFRYDRQPVGALQGLDPEHVVYLGTASKSLAPGVRLGWMVVPENLVGEVTAAKGVSDWASSALDQLTLAEFMSSGAYDRHVRSMRLRYRNRRDQLVAALAERAPSIRVSGIAAGMHAVLELPEGSEAEVIRAAAWQGLAVEGLAFFRHPDADLRREALVIGYGTPTDSAWAGTLEALLRVLP
- a CDS encoding DUF3017 domain-containing protein, with translation MGAGTSPADRAASETGPATEGAAPEREAAESATGEAGAAPAGAGAANAGAADAESAERDADAATVGAADAGAADAERDAADAATAGAGEAASVDAASGPSAPSASGSSPVGEAPAGEAGGARRSRRFSLTRDTARPEGGGRAAAGDAPAPARQWPLLAVLCTAGAGLLIVAANPFDEAFRIGTILIGVALVAGAVLRLVVRSVGMLAVRSRFTDLVTYGLLGVLIVMLSLVAQPKPWLDIPFLEDAVHFTVR
- a CDS encoding carboxymuconolactone decarboxylase family protein, which codes for MTTNEHSRPTSDYCPEHTPRMNWSEHAPDVYKAMARLEAASRKGTDPVIAELVKIRASQLNHCAFCLDMHTKDALAAGESAQRIVQLSAWEEARHFYTPKEIAAIELTEAVTVLTDGFVPDEVYARAAKHFGEEELAHLIASIITINAWNRFAVSTRMVPGHYTPGDHR
- a CDS encoding isocitrate lyase/PEP mutase family protein, with product MTASDLRALHHGRTPGDPLVLPGPWDAASARVLADAGFPALATPSAGVAASLGYEDGETPADEMFAAVARIVRAVPVPVTADIEGGYGLAAGELVERLLATGAVGCNLEDTAGGVLVDAGRQADRLAEVRAVAGDALFVNARVDCYVTGVADGTDPAAETLRRARLYTAAGADCVYPIAAPPELFGPLAEALPGQPLNALARPDGPGPRRLGELGATRITFGPGLQRRAMAAVRGIADELRSV
- a CDS encoding malate dehydrogenase, with the translated sequence MTRTPVNVTVTGAAGQIGYALLFRIASGHLLGPDVPVNLRLLEIPQGLKAAEGTAMELDDCAFPLLRGIEITDDANVGFDGANVALLVGARPRTKGMERGDLLSANGGIFKPQGKAINDNAADDIKVLVVGNPANTNALIAQAAAPDVPAERFTAMTRLDHNRAISQLAAKTGAAVSDIKKLTIWGNHSATQYPDIFHAEVAGKNAAELVNDEAWLADTFIPTVAKRGAAIIEARGASSAASAANAAIDHVHTWVNGTAAGDWTSMGIPSDGSYGVPEGIISSFPVTTENGTYKIVQGLDINEFSRARIDASVKELTEERDAVRELGLI